A genomic segment from Microcoleus sp. FACHB-672 encodes:
- a CDS encoding DUF262 domain-containing protein produces the protein MADTYRSIKELINDLERGRIRIPSFQRGFVWEPSRVSYFIDSIYKGFPFGSVLLWRTRNPLRTERNLGPYKLHDNDPEYPIDYVLDGQQRITSIFGIFQNSLTAEDGEKTDWTHLFFELNSKESVPFQYLEDYTNYDPTKFFPLKYVFDAPKYRQVTRKLDEIIAQQIDDLVDRFNTARIPVERFENEERKYVATVFERINRQGVELDTFQLLSVWNWSEDFDLQEKFRDLAEELEPFGFKQVGSDLLLKCCSAVVMNSADPEDFLELPGSAVREKFDEIHTGIFRAIDFLKDELNVFSLKLLPMENILAVLSSFFASSQKQPPPVPHEQYQAIKRWFWRACFSQRYARGGAKSTDVDLAEVQNLKAGKPHKLENFDVSLETRFFLENSFRMGSVATKTFILLLAQEKPLNFISGTKISLEDVLSQGNRKEFHHIFPKDYLEKLNRYKDEQINCLANFSLLARADNNKIKNKPPSQYRTLMPADSQTFHKIIATHFCPTNAFTDDYDSFLGLRAELLLQKAKELSQIV, from the coding sequence ATGGCTGACACTTACCGCTCTATTAAAGAATTAATCAATGATTTGGAAAGAGGAAGGATTAGAATTCCGTCTTTTCAACGAGGTTTTGTTTGGGAACCTAGTCGAGTTTCCTACTTCATCGACAGTATTTATAAAGGTTTTCCTTTTGGCTCTGTATTACTTTGGAGAACTAGGAACCCTTTAAGAACTGAAAGGAATCTAGGCCCTTATAAACTCCATGATAATGATCCAGAATATCCAATAGATTATGTACTAGATGGACAACAGAGGATCACTTCTATTTTTGGAATATTTCAAAATTCTCTTACTGCTGAAGATGGTGAAAAGACTGATTGGACTCATCTGTTCTTTGAATTAAATAGCAAAGAATCTGTTCCGTTTCAATATTTGGAAGATTATACAAATTATGATCCTACAAAGTTTTTTCCACTAAAATATGTTTTTGACGCTCCTAAATATAGACAAGTAACTAGAAAATTAGATGAGATTATAGCACAACAGATAGACGATCTAGTTGATAGATTTAACACGGCTCGGATTCCTGTAGAACGGTTTGAAAATGAAGAACGAAAATATGTTGCAACCGTTTTTGAGAGGATCAATCGGCAAGGGGTCGAATTAGATACTTTTCAGCTTTTATCTGTGTGGAACTGGAGTGAAGATTTTGACTTGCAAGAGAAGTTTAGAGATCTTGCTGAAGAATTGGAACCATTCGGCTTTAAACAGGTTGGCTCAGATCTACTTTTAAAATGCTGCTCTGCGGTAGTAATGAATAGTGCAGATCCAGAAGATTTTTTGGAACTTCCTGGTAGTGCCGTTAGAGAAAAATTTGATGAAATTCATACAGGCATATTTAGGGCTATTGACTTTTTGAAGGATGAGCTAAATGTTTTTTCTCTTAAGCTTTTACCAATGGAAAACATATTAGCCGTTTTATCATCGTTCTTCGCGTCGTCACAGAAACAGCCACCGCCTGTACCTCACGAGCAATATCAAGCTATCAAGAGATGGTTTTGGCGTGCCTGTTTTTCTCAAAGATATGCAAGGGGAGGAGCTAAGAGTACCGATGTAGATTTGGCAGAAGTACAAAATCTTAAGGCTGGCAAACCTCATAAACTTGAAAACTTTGACGTGTCTTTAGAAACTCGCTTCTTTCTCGAAAACTCCTTCCGGATGGGTTCAGTTGCAACAAAAACCTTTATTCTCCTTTTAGCACAAGAAAAACCGTTAAATTTTATTTCAGGTACGAAGATATCTTTGGAAGATGTTTTATCCCAAGGTAATCGAAAGGAGTTCCATCATATTTTCCCCAAAGATTACTTAGAAAAGTTGAACAGGTATAAGGATGAGCAAATCAATTGTTTAGCAAACTTTTCATTGCTTGCCAGAGCGGACAACAATAAAATCAAAAATAAACCACCTAGCCAATACCGCACATTAATGCCTGCTGATTCGCAAACTTTCCATAAAATAATAGCAACACATTTTTGCCCTACCAATGCGTTCACAGATGACTACGATAGCTTTCTAGGATTAAGAGCTGAATTGCTACTGCAAAAAGCAAAAGAATTGTCCCAAATTGTTTAG
- the smc gene encoding chromosome segregation protein SMC: MVHIKRLELTNFKSFGGTTAIPLLPVFTVVSGPNGSGKSNILDALLFALGLSTSKGMRAERLPDLVNNTQNPRGTIEASVTVTFDLTDEPAFLEEKEDQEFWGETENGNGKSAEPEETPPPALPSPPSSSEWSVTRKLRVTKQGTYTSNYYINGSPCTLTELHEQLNRLRIYPEGYNVVLQGDVTSIISMNPRERREIIDELAGVAAFDRKIVLAKEKLDEVKEHEERSRIVEKELIAQRDRLASDRSKAEKYQKLRVELHEKEQLEIVLVWRQLQQQEWQLREHIEAGERTCNDLTAQISTLTEEISQATAELDRLNACVKALGEEELLSVQSTLASQEAENRQLQNRRQELETAQRETENYLSQTEKKVKEYRQTLEQLTQQHLLETKALASRQQERDQAQQTLNELRVKSETSADASEAWVQQQTELHRQIETLQQSLNPQRTEQAKLRERADQLERQLQEQSQSLQTLEVELAGKQAHLADNQQTRHPVSQQQVEFLTQAVAAAEQELQIQQETQKRLLGEQREKQRQLDKLEAQAQAMQEATGTGASQVITAAGIRGVCGSVAQLGRTEPRFQLALETAAGGRLGNLVVEDDSVAAAAIALLKQKRAGRATFLPLNKIRPGRFSPLNQLNQALGFIDYAINLIDCDPRYDDVFAYVFGNTAVFDILDNGRRYLGQIRIVTLEGDILESTGAMTGGSSGSAGSRLHFGTGTATESGEIPALRSRLQEIEQILERCTAAITQATAAVKARNQELIEAKQQQRESQLKAEQTQTEIKNLTAQQEQLRLQLVKNNQELSDAQGRLYILEVELPAQEAQLQQHRQALTELEQSQTHSEWQQIQVSIRAQEVKVNDCLKAVRLVEQTLQDLENQRQRIEEKIQESHQRLEEYNSQRSTQQQQNSALTTQHLALQQQIVQTKASLALLEEKLGEEKQARDQAESQLRERHLAKQQRDWQLQKHLENQQARREKLETLHEELQAKQAELPDPLPAIPEKVDAKDLSALQQDVRSLQKRLQAMEPVNMLALEEYERTQTRLDELSQKLATLEGERTELLLRIENFTTLRLRAFKEAFDAVNENFQTIFAELSDGDGYLQLDDPEDPFSAGLNLVAHPKGKPVQRLASMSGGEKSLTALSFIFALQRYRPSPFYAFDEVDMFLDGANVERLAKMIKQQAQQAQFIVVSLRRPMIESSERTIGVTQARGAYTQVIGLNLQSKSASV; this comes from the coding sequence ATGGTTCACATCAAGCGTCTCGAACTCACCAACTTTAAATCCTTTGGCGGCACAACAGCGATTCCGCTGCTGCCGGTGTTTACCGTCGTTTCGGGACCCAATGGATCGGGCAAATCAAATATTCTCGATGCGCTGTTGTTTGCCCTCGGACTTTCTACCTCCAAAGGAATGCGGGCGGAACGTTTGCCCGATTTGGTCAACAATACGCAAAACCCTCGTGGCACAATCGAAGCCAGCGTCACTGTCACCTTCGATCTCACCGATGAACCGGCTTTCCTAGAAGAAAAAGAGGATCAAGAATTCTGGGGAGAAACGGAAAATGGCAATGGAAAAAGCGCCGAACCCGAAGAAACGCCCCCACCGGCACTCCCCTCTCCCCCTTCTAGCAGTGAGTGGAGTGTGACGCGCAAACTTCGCGTTACCAAACAGGGCACCTACACTTCCAACTACTACATTAACGGCAGCCCCTGCACCCTCACGGAACTGCACGAACAACTGAACCGGCTGCGAATTTATCCAGAAGGCTACAACGTCGTACTCCAGGGGGATGTCACCAGCATCATTTCCATGAACCCCCGTGAACGGCGAGAGATTATTGACGAACTCGCCGGCGTCGCAGCTTTTGATCGAAAAATAGTTCTTGCCAAAGAAAAGTTAGACGAAGTTAAAGAACACGAAGAACGTAGCCGTATTGTCGAAAAAGAACTGATCGCCCAGCGAGATCGCTTGGCATCGGATCGCAGCAAAGCGGAAAAATACCAAAAGCTGCGGGTAGAACTCCACGAAAAAGAACAATTAGAAATTGTCCTGGTGTGGCGTCAGTTGCAACAGCAGGAGTGGCAACTTCGAGAACATATCGAAGCCGGTGAGCGTACTTGCAACGACCTTACAGCCCAAATTAGCACCCTTACAGAAGAAATTTCTCAGGCAACGGCTGAACTCGACCGGCTTAACGCTTGCGTCAAAGCCTTGGGAGAAGAAGAACTCCTCTCGGTGCAATCTACCCTAGCCAGTCAGGAAGCGGAAAACCGGCAACTGCAAAACCGCCGGCAAGAACTGGAAACCGCCCAACGGGAAACAGAAAATTACCTTTCACAAACCGAGAAAAAAGTCAAAGAATACCGGCAAACCCTCGAACAACTCACCCAACAGCATCTTCTAGAGACAAAAGCCCTCGCCAGCCGGCAACAAGAACGGGATCAAGCCCAGCAAACCCTCAACGAGCTGCGAGTAAAATCTGAAACAAGCGCCGACGCCTCCGAAGCCTGGGTGCAACAGCAAACGGAACTGCACCGGCAGATTGAAACCCTCCAGCAAAGCCTTAATCCCCAGCGCACCGAACAAGCGAAACTGCGGGAACGTGCCGATCAGCTAGAACGCCAACTCCAAGAGCAAAGCCAATCTTTGCAAACCTTGGAGGTTGAACTTGCCGGCAAACAAGCTCATCTCGCAGATAACCAACAAACGCGCCATCCCGTATCCCAGCAGCAGGTTGAATTCTTAACCCAGGCTGTTGCCGCCGCTGAACAAGAACTGCAAATCCAGCAAGAAACCCAAAAGCGCCTGCTAGGCGAACAGCGGGAAAAACAGCGCCAGCTTGATAAACTGGAAGCCCAAGCCCAAGCCATGCAAGAAGCCACCGGCACGGGTGCCAGTCAAGTGATTACCGCCGCCGGCATCCGAGGCGTATGTGGTTCAGTTGCCCAGTTGGGACGCACTGAACCCCGCTTTCAGTTAGCCTTGGAAACCGCTGCTGGGGGGCGTTTGGGAAATTTAGTCGTAGAAGATGATAGCGTTGCCGCCGCCGCGATTGCACTGCTCAAACAAAAACGAGCCGGTCGTGCCACCTTCTTACCCCTGAATAAAATTCGTCCGGGCCGGTTTTCCCCGCTGAATCAGTTAAACCAAGCCTTGGGATTTATTGACTATGCGATCAATTTAATTGACTGCGATCCCCGCTATGACGACGTTTTTGCTTATGTTTTCGGAAATACCGCCGTTTTCGATATTTTAGATAATGGCCGTCGCTATCTCGGCCAGATTCGCATCGTTACGCTCGAAGGCGATATCCTCGAAAGCACCGGCGCAATGACCGGCGGTAGCAGCGGCAGTGCCGGTTCACGCTTGCACTTTGGCACCGGCACCGCCACCGAATCCGGCGAAATCCCCGCCTTACGCTCCCGTTTGCAAGAAATTGAGCAAATTTTAGAACGCTGCACGGCAGCGATTACCCAAGCCACCGCAGCCGTAAAAGCGCGAAATCAGGAGCTAATAGAAGCTAAACAGCAGCAGCGGGAAAGCCAGTTAAAAGCTGAGCAAACTCAAACAGAAATCAAAAATTTAACCGCGCAACAAGAGCAATTGCGCTTACAACTGGTTAAAAATAACCAAGAGCTATCCGATGCTCAAGGCCGACTGTATATCTTAGAAGTGGAGTTGCCGGCGCAAGAAGCCCAGCTGCAACAACACCGGCAAGCCTTAACCGAACTCGAACAATCGCAAACTCATAGCGAATGGCAGCAAATCCAAGTCAGCATCCGCGCTCAAGAAGTCAAAGTGAATGACTGTCTAAAAGCCGTGCGCTTAGTTGAACAAACACTGCAAGACTTGGAAAATCAGCGCCAGCGTATAGAAGAGAAAATTCAAGAAAGCCACCAACGGCTGGAAGAATATAACTCCCAGCGCTCAACTCAGCAACAGCAAAACTCAGCACTCACCACTCAACACTTAGCACTACAGCAGCAAATTGTCCAGACAAAAGCATCACTGGCTTTGTTAGAAGAAAAGTTAGGGGAAGAGAAACAGGCGCGGGATCAGGCAGAATCTCAACTACGAGAGCGGCATTTAGCTAAACAACAGCGGGACTGGCAGCTGCAAAAACATCTGGAAAATCAGCAAGCGCGTCGGGAAAAACTGGAAACCCTGCATGAAGAATTGCAGGCGAAACAGGCGGAATTGCCCGATCCCCTGCCGGCAATCCCGGAAAAAGTCGATGCCAAAGACCTTTCTGCCTTACAGCAAGACGTGCGTTCCCTGCAAAAACGCTTGCAAGCAATGGAGCCGGTGAATATGCTGGCGCTAGAAGAATATGAGCGCACCCAAACCCGTCTGGATGAATTAAGTCAGAAATTGGCAACATTGGAAGGCGAACGTACGGAACTGCTGTTGCGGATTGAAAACTTCACAACCCTGCGACTGCGTGCGTTTAAAGAAGCCTTTGACGCCGTTAACGAAAACTTTCAGACGATTTTTGCCGAACTTTCAGACGGGGATGGCTACCTGCAACTGGATGATCCCGAAGATCCGTTCAGTGCCGGCCTGAATCTCGTCGCTCATCCCAAAGGGAAGCCGGTGCAGCGCCTCGCATCCATGTCTGGGGGAGAAAAATCTCTCACCGCCCTCAGCTTTATCTTTGCCCTGCAACGCTACCGTCCGTCTC